A genomic segment from Castor canadensis chromosome 1, mCasCan1.hap1v2, whole genome shotgun sequence encodes:
- the LOC109678810 gene encoding olfactory receptor 10AG1-like encodes MNLPISGQQIKTEKSNRTAMMEFVLLGFSDTPQLQWTLFGIFSSIYLIILMCNSIIILITNIDPALQTPMYFFVGNFSFLEICYETITISRMLVDLCTQKGNISFFACAAQMYFVLMLGGMECLLLTLMAYDRYVAICNPLHYALVTNHKVCTQLVAACWISVIPIVIGQTYQIFSLPFCGSNRINHFFCDICPVLMLVCGDTFANKIGVYVAVVVFLMIPFLLITVSYGKLISNILKLTSAIGRANGFSTCSSHLIVVVLFYGSASITYLQPKTNQSEGIGKLLSLFCTVLTPTLNPITYTLRNKDITVSLRKLQTKLVA; translated from the exons aTGAATTTACCAATCT CTGGACagcaaattaaaacagaaaaatcaaaccgCACTGCAATGATGGAATTTGTCCTCTTGGGGTTCTCTGATACTCCCCAGCTCCAGTGGACACTTTTTGGGATATTTTCATCCATATATTTGATTATTCTGATGTGCAACAGCATTATAATACTAATAACAAACATTGACCCTGCTCTTCAGACACCTATGTATTTTTTCGttggaaatttttcatttctggaaaTCTGTTATGAAACAATCACTATCTCGAGAATGCTTGTGGACCTTTGTacccaaaaaggaaatatttctttttttgcctgtgctgcaCAAATGTATTTTGTCCTTATGCTGGGAGGCATGGAGTGCCTCCTGCTGACactgatggcctatgaccgctatgtggccatctgtaaccctCTGCACTATGCTCTAGTCACGAACCACAAGGTCTGCACACAGCTGGTGGCTGCCTGCTGGATCAGTGTAATTCCAATTGTAATTGGGCAAACATACCagattttctctttgcctttctgtGGATCTAACAGAATtaatcactttttctgtgatatttGCCCAGTACTGATGCTTGTTTGTGGAGACACGTTTGCAAATAAGATAGGAGTGTATGTTGCAGTGGTAGTTTTTCTTATGATTCCATTTCTGTTGATCACTGTCTCCTATGGCAAACTTATCTCCAATATTCTGAAATTGACATCAGCCATAGGGAGGGCTAATGGTTTCTCCACTTGCTCATCTCACCTGATAGTTGTAGTCTTATTCTATGGATCAGCAAGCATCACTTATTTACAACCCAAAACAAATCAATCCGAAGGAATAGGAAAACTGCTGTCCCTTTTCTGTACCGTTTTGACCCCAACTTTGAATCCCATTACATATACTCTGAGGAACAAAGATATCACTGTGTCACTGAGAAAACTACAAACAAAATTAGTAGCATGA